A single genomic interval of Chitinophaga sp. 180180018-3 harbors:
- a CDS encoding DUF6520 family protein — protein sequence MRHTKLLLGAVTLTLGIAGAFATMASNVRNIKAKVFTTLKVGCITVTTPCIAGSDLTCRTATGVPAQTVFTIASACNVKFIRQR from the coding sequence ATGAGACATACAAAATTGTTATTGGGTGCAGTTACACTCACATTGGGTATTGCCGGAGCTTTTGCTACTATGGCTTCAAATGTAAGGAATATTAAAGCTAAAGTGTTTACTACTTTAAAGGTTGGTTGTATAACTGTTACAACACCTTGCATAGCTGGTAGTGATCTTACATGTCGTACAGCAACAGGTGTGCCCGCCCAAACAGTGTTTACTATTGCTAGTGCTTGCAATGTTAAGTTCATAAGACAACGTTAA
- a CDS encoding RagB/SusD family nutrient uptake outer membrane protein — MKSQRNEINNRIQSSLGIHVILKISILLIPFIYAGCKKFVVVDLPPTLMVTENVFKEKSTAIAAVTSIYGQMTSIRSIAASTGLSSDELIGYNNGYDNNLNYRLYVNGLSANDGTNLIWSNAYSYIYQANAALSGLSKPGNLSTADRNQLIGESVFIRAFWLLYLTNLYGEIPIVTSTDYNIIASQLRSSQADVYKQIISDLTTAQQLLSDDFPDIYNNPGQERVRPTKWAATALLARTYLFITDYANAETQSSMLINNRQKFSLCSSLNNVFLKNSSEAIWQIAPPNGKYQTDDGSYFILLATPISNAVSVSQQLLNTFEPGDRRLSSWINSITDGGKTFYFPFKYKVKSGTGSLTEYSMILRLAEQYLIRAEARVQLNKIAEGAADLDSIRLRAGLTKTTANSKDPLLKAILHERQTELFAEGFRWTDLSRAGVLNQVMSILTPQKGGGSWQNFQQLYPIPISDIQSSQHLQQTPGY, encoded by the coding sequence ATGAAAAGTCAAAGAAATGAAATCAATAACCGGATTCAATCATCCCTTGGCATCCATGTGATACTAAAAATCAGTATTCTTCTGATACCCTTTATATATGCAGGGTGTAAAAAATTTGTGGTGGTAGATCTTCCTCCAACGTTAATGGTAACTGAAAACGTGTTTAAAGAAAAATCAACTGCTATTGCAGCAGTTACAAGCATATATGGCCAAATGACTTCAATACGCAGTATTGCAGCAAGCACAGGGTTGTCCTCGGATGAATTAATTGGCTACAATAATGGCTACGATAATAATCTGAATTACAGACTTTATGTAAACGGATTAAGTGCAAATGACGGAACGAACCTGATATGGTCTAACGCTTACAGCTATATCTACCAGGCAAATGCTGCCCTTAGCGGACTATCGAAGCCGGGTAATCTATCGACAGCAGATAGAAACCAATTAATCGGTGAATCGGTATTTATCCGCGCATTCTGGTTACTCTATCTTACTAATCTATATGGAGAGATACCCATTGTCACATCCACTGATTACAACATAATTGCCTCCCAGTTACGTTCTTCACAAGCAGATGTATACAAACAAATTATAAGTGATCTTACAACTGCCCAACAGCTGCTGAGCGACGACTTTCCTGATATATATAACAATCCAGGGCAGGAAAGGGTCAGACCCACAAAATGGGCGGCCACAGCATTACTAGCGCGAACCTATCTGTTTATCACCGACTATGCTAATGCAGAAACACAAAGTAGTATGCTCATCAACAATAGGCAGAAATTCAGCCTCTGTTCATCCCTCAACAATGTGTTCTTAAAAAACAGCAGCGAGGCCATCTGGCAGATCGCGCCTCCCAATGGCAAATATCAAACAGATGATGGCAGCTACTTTATCCTATTGGCGACTCCAATTAGCAATGCCGTATCAGTCAGTCAACAGTTGCTAAATACATTTGAACCAGGTGACAGACGGCTAAGTTCTTGGATAAATAGCATAACAGATGGAGGAAAAACGTTCTACTTTCCATTCAAATACAAAGTTAAGAGTGGAACTGGTTCTTTAACAGAGTATAGCATGATATTACGGCTGGCTGAACAATATCTAATTCGTGCCGAAGCTAGGGTACAGCTCAATAAAATTGCAGAAGGGGCGGCCGATTTGGATAGTATACGTTTAAGAGCAGGTCTGACTAAGACAACCGCCAACTCTAAAGATCCACTCTTAAAAGCAATACTCCATGAACGGCAAACTGAGCTATTTGCGGAAGGATTTCGCTGGACAGACCTCAGCCGGGCTGGGGTACTTAATCAGGTAATGTCAATTTTAACGCCACAAAAAGGCGGGGGTAGTTGGCAGAATTTCCAGCAGCTATACCCTATTCCAATTTCTGACATACAAAGCAGTCAACATCTACAACAAACTCCCGGGTATTAA
- a CDS encoding protein-disulfide reductase DsbD domain-containing protein, whose product MKLRFILLLTCFTWFVNTTMAQIQWKFTSKKITDSLFEIHLSASIQDGWHVYSQIQPQESIVDPIEIKFDETPEIQFLGGVKEIGNKEFRESKVAGIKSCEFKSFVDFVQTIKTSKSSPISLKGNITFMLCSEEQCLPPETKVFKIQIQ is encoded by the coding sequence ATGAAACTAAGATTTATACTATTACTGACTTGTTTTACCTGGTTTGTCAATACAACCATGGCACAGATTCAATGGAAATTTACCAGCAAAAAAATAACTGATAGTTTATTTGAAATTCACCTTAGCGCCTCAATCCAGGATGGATGGCATGTTTACTCTCAGATACAACCGCAGGAGTCGATTGTAGATCCCATCGAGATAAAATTTGACGAAACACCCGAAATACAATTCCTTGGCGGAGTCAAAGAAATTGGAAACAAGGAGTTCCGGGAAAGTAAAGTAGCGGGGATAAAATCATGTGAATTCAAATCCTTTGTGGATTTCGTACAGACAATAAAAACAAGCAAAAGTTCACCAATATCATTAAAGGGGAACATTACATTCATGCTATGTTCCGAGGAACAATGTCTCCCTCCAGAAACCAAGGTATTCAAAATACAAATACAATAA
- a CDS encoding lanthionine synthetase LanC family protein — MPIDPKDEVVFGLVPERQKKRKFTDFSEVLTGYGIEFQKEGFYLKVGEIKQVQGWIIHLSVSEYNLAELASVLIPIFMKLEVPFYIIRDTETGRHLQNGDLGYERLGKTIALYPQEYTDIILLAKQMIELTEGIRGPFIPTDRHLGGIVYTRYGSYNPVKLPESPGKRFIYNIAGTLVLDEYTFPFVPPVDVSWPFESITPVLPPRQGKLLKDKYKLLTVIKDDVKGQVIKGIYMKGFLNIRQCIIKEGKKNMWMDDYDRDIQDRLRWQFELYNDLRGIIPMPEIFDFFEVNGDQYLAMEFIRGTSLENIVYSSYMGRNWKELPLEKKVLLLDYLIKVMNIIAQLHEKKYVHRDISPANFLIDKKGQIFLIDLELSYSLKKGEKEPPFRLGTWGYMSPEQIAAKIPTVAEDLYAIGALMIFVMTGMPPTKFNIKEKQHLLSNVNLFIGSEEISTLIADCVSTSPYIRPTVEVIIDKIINYREQLVTGKYSEVYPVAQKPEGSQIDLLINSGLNGLRKNNCLTEDLMWDSIVVPEISYRHGNISRAYLPNLYNGISGITYCIAIARRMGYDVSELIQPYEKCMEFLHDWLTKPEKQLYGFYHGRAGIAVAIAAALDVSLVEDGRKWALLLQNCFDEPAQGMNFANGISGQGMALLLSEQWVEQDKKNTLLSQYVERLLTSQLKDGSWPIEARSHNKGLMDISFAKGIPGIVTFLLAYIQIIPHEGVALAIRRGLACLEKMGRRRNGHYFEEKKNTEYAYWYSFEYGVPGIAFSFIRAYKHFSDPLYKKVATSILSELPDFPLGLDFSQAGGLAGVGEVYLESAEIFGETVWQDRADIIVDMLQRFAITNKGGYTYWPISFGNAPVTDLMTGNCGIIHFLMKYRMKQQIPFLLTR; from the coding sequence TCATGAAGTTGGAGGTGCCATTTTATATTATTCGGGACACTGAAACAGGACGGCATTTACAGAACGGGGATCTGGGGTATGAGAGACTGGGTAAAACAATTGCCTTATATCCGCAAGAATATACAGATATTATTTTATTAGCTAAACAGATGATAGAGCTAACCGAGGGGATCAGAGGACCATTTATTCCAACAGATAGGCATTTGGGGGGCATAGTGTATACTCGTTATGGAAGCTACAATCCTGTAAAGCTGCCCGAATCCCCAGGGAAGCGATTTATTTATAATATAGCAGGGACATTGGTATTAGATGAGTATACCTTCCCATTTGTGCCTCCAGTTGATGTATCATGGCCTTTTGAAAGCATAACACCGGTATTACCGCCGCGTCAGGGGAAACTGCTGAAAGACAAATACAAATTACTTACAGTGATTAAAGATGATGTAAAGGGACAGGTAATAAAAGGGATTTATATGAAAGGGTTTCTGAATATCCGACAATGTATTATCAAAGAGGGAAAAAAAAATATGTGGATGGATGACTATGACAGGGATATTCAGGACCGGCTACGATGGCAATTTGAATTGTATAATGATTTACGGGGAATTATTCCAATGCCTGAGATCTTTGATTTTTTTGAAGTAAATGGAGATCAGTACCTGGCGATGGAATTTATTAGAGGAACTTCGCTGGAGAATATAGTGTACTCTTCATATATGGGCCGGAACTGGAAGGAACTGCCCTTGGAGAAAAAGGTGCTGTTGTTGGATTATCTGATTAAGGTGATGAACATTATAGCGCAACTTCATGAAAAGAAGTATGTTCATCGCGATATTTCTCCGGCGAATTTCCTCATTGATAAAAAGGGACAGATATTTTTGATAGACTTGGAATTATCCTATTCACTAAAGAAAGGGGAAAAGGAACCTCCATTCAGACTCGGTACTTGGGGATATATGTCGCCAGAACAGATAGCGGCAAAAATTCCTACCGTTGCTGAAGATTTATATGCAATCGGAGCACTAATGATATTTGTGATGACGGGAATGCCGCCTACAAAATTCAACATAAAGGAGAAACAACATTTGCTAAGCAATGTCAACCTATTTATAGGCAGTGAGGAAATAAGTACGTTAATAGCAGACTGTGTATCTACATCGCCGTATATCCGGCCTACTGTTGAAGTTATTATTGATAAGATAATCAACTACCGGGAGCAACTTGTTACAGGTAAATATAGCGAGGTTTATCCCGTGGCACAAAAACCGGAGGGATCACAAATCGATTTGCTTATCAATTCAGGGTTGAATGGCCTGCGGAAAAATAATTGCCTGACAGAGGATTTGATGTGGGATTCTATTGTGGTTCCTGAAATTAGCTACCGGCATGGCAATATATCAAGGGCGTACTTACCGAATCTGTATAATGGTATATCCGGAATTACCTATTGTATTGCCATAGCCCGTCGCATGGGATATGATGTATCTGAGTTGATACAACCATATGAGAAATGTATGGAATTTCTCCATGATTGGTTAACAAAGCCGGAGAAGCAGTTATATGGATTTTACCATGGGCGGGCCGGTATTGCGGTTGCTATAGCAGCCGCCTTAGACGTATCGTTGGTGGAAGATGGACGTAAGTGGGCGTTACTGTTACAGAATTGCTTTGACGAACCCGCCCAGGGCATGAACTTTGCCAATGGAATTTCGGGTCAGGGAATGGCACTGTTGTTAAGTGAGCAATGGGTTGAGCAGGATAAAAAAAATACGCTGTTGAGTCAATATGTTGAGAGATTATTGACTAGCCAATTGAAGGATGGTTCATGGCCAATAGAGGCAAGGAGTCATAATAAGGGCTTAATGGATATCAGCTTTGCGAAGGGGATACCAGGTATTGTTACTTTTCTCTTGGCCTATATCCAAATTATTCCGCATGAAGGTGTTGCATTGGCAATTCGGAGAGGATTAGCCTGCCTGGAGAAAATGGGAAGACGCCGTAATGGGCATTATTTTGAAGAAAAGAAGAATACGGAATATGCTTATTGGTATAGTTTCGAATATGGTGTACCTGGAATAGCATTTTCATTTATAAGAGCATATAAACATTTTAGCGATCCGCTCTACAAAAAGGTAGCCACATCAATATTATCGGAACTGCCGGATTTTCCTCTTGGATTGGATTTTTCTCAAGCAGGAGGACTAGCTGGTGTAGGAGAAGTGTATCTGGAATCCGCTGAGATATTTGGAGAGACGGTGTGGCAAGACCGTGCCGATATAATTGTTGACATGCTGCAACGATTTGCGATAACTAATAAAGGTGGATATACGTATTGGCCAATATCTTTTGGTAACGCGCCCGTCACGGATCTGATGACCGGGAATTGTGGTATTATACATTTTTTAATGAAGTACAGAATGAAGCAACAGATCCCATTTTTATTGACAAGGTAA
- a CDS encoding redoxin domain-containing protein: MTKFLGMLLMSLCFQVVYGQSFSTESEYPEDGKLCPNFQLTGIKDYTVSSANIKDFRGKWLLLDFWDKHCLSCIEALPKVNEQLKKYKDRLQYILVGREDKEKKIYTLYSNLKKELGLNIPYLYDTTLFRQFDILACPTIVVINPEGVVYKYISSPSDRQLEAMMAGQSVAFFKTPRLHGRVDSSGNLSALKDNDERLIFRSQLVKSGLNFNFNAGFSAEFLLRNGKFETCAATLFNLYMLAYFGQFTIGGSKDTLYGKIFSHPIIETSGQTILSKDSIDDIRYCYSLVLPQKSNKNIAMHIMRNDLKNYFGYDVSIEEREFPCWKLTSSESSRRKLATQGGTPYLNGGMDGFVARNYPIKEFLSLFTMFNNSLRKIPIIDETGIKGGIDIQFKHPYFTEEEVKKGLEENGLSLKKDHIKMKVLILHNVTNSPNDHIITENQDILSASNIQAK; the protein is encoded by the coding sequence ATGACTAAATTTTTGGGAATGCTCTTGATGTCACTATGCTTCCAAGTTGTTTACGGCCAAAGCTTCAGCACTGAATCAGAATACCCCGAGGATGGCAAACTCTGCCCAAACTTCCAATTGACTGGCATTAAAGATTACACGGTAAGTAGTGCAAATATTAAAGATTTCCGTGGGAAATGGCTCTTACTTGATTTTTGGGACAAACATTGTCTCTCATGCATTGAAGCCCTACCTAAAGTAAACGAACAACTAAAGAAGTACAAGGACCGCCTACAGTATATATTAGTAGGTCGAGAAGACAAAGAAAAGAAAATTTACACCCTCTATAGTAATCTAAAAAAGGAATTAGGACTTAATATTCCATACCTATATGATACCACGTTATTCCGTCAGTTCGATATCTTAGCATGCCCCACAATCGTAGTAATCAATCCGGAAGGGGTAGTATACAAATATATTTCCAGTCCTTCAGACAGACAACTCGAGGCGATGATGGCAGGGCAATCCGTTGCATTTTTCAAAACGCCCAGACTTCATGGGCGAGTGGATTCATCCGGTAATTTAAGTGCTCTTAAAGATAACGACGAGCGGCTTATTTTTAGATCCCAGTTAGTCAAATCCGGGCTCAATTTTAATTTTAATGCTGGATTCAGCGCAGAGTTTCTGCTTCGTAACGGAAAATTCGAAACATGTGCTGCAACTCTATTCAATCTATATATGCTGGCATATTTCGGTCAGTTTACAATAGGAGGCAGCAAGGACACTTTGTACGGAAAAATTTTTAGTCATCCAATAATTGAAACATCTGGACAAACAATTCTATCAAAAGATTCAATTGATGACATACGATATTGTTATAGCCTTGTTTTACCTCAAAAAAGTAATAAAAATATTGCAATGCATATTATGCGAAATGATCTAAAAAACTACTTTGGCTATGATGTTTCCATTGAAGAAAGAGAGTTCCCCTGTTGGAAACTCACATCCAGCGAATCAAGCCGTAGGAAACTTGCAACCCAAGGGGGAACGCCATATCTCAATGGAGGTATGGATGGATTTGTTGCAAGAAACTATCCTATAAAGGAATTTCTTTCGCTATTTACCATGTTTAATAACAGTCTAAGGAAAATACCAATAATAGATGAAACTGGTATTAAAGGTGGCATTGATATTCAATTTAAACATCCCTATTTTACCGAAGAAGAAGTCAAAAAGGGGTTAGAAGAAAACGGTCTTTCGCTAAAAAAAGATCATATTAAAATGAAAGTATTAATACTTCACAATGTAACGAATTCGCCAAACGATCATATAATTACGGAAAATCAAGACATATTATCTGCGTCAAATATCCAAGCTAAATAA
- a CDS encoding sigma-70 family RNA polymerase sigma factor, translated as MSEINDEILFGLVKKGDQSAFTCLVERYQHLLFIAASQKLQCDEEARDAVQEVFAWLWLKRNSVELQTSLRNYLYGAVRNHCFNVIRARKNSRSKRQQYAYIREIFATPAELENKELGLRLRRAINKIAPASRTAFEMQYLEGISQKEIAEKRGVGLQTVKNQVLAALKELRNNLKGFN; from the coding sequence ATGTCGGAAATAAACGATGAAATACTATTCGGGCTGGTAAAGAAGGGCGATCAATCAGCTTTTACCTGTTTGGTGGAACGGTATCAGCATTTGCTCTTTATAGCAGCCTCACAGAAACTGCAATGCGATGAGGAGGCCCGCGATGCGGTACAGGAGGTATTTGCCTGGCTGTGGTTGAAAAGAAATAGTGTGGAGTTGCAAACGTCCCTGCGGAACTATCTTTACGGTGCCGTCAGAAATCATTGCTTCAATGTTATCCGCGCCCGGAAAAACAGTCGCTCAAAGCGTCAGCAATACGCTTATATTCGCGAAATATTTGCGACACCTGCGGAGCTGGAAAACAAAGAACTCGGCCTGCGCCTGCGGCGTGCCATCAATAAAATTGCGCCCGCCAGCAGAACGGCTTTTGAAATGCAATACCTGGAAGGGATCAGTCAGAAAGAGATCGCTGAAAAGCGGGGAGTGGGCTTACAAACAGTCAAAAACCAGGTGCTCGCAGCACTGAAAGAATTGCGTAATAACCTGAAAGGGTTTAATTAA
- a CDS encoding SusC/RagA family TonB-linked outer membrane protein has product MNKFLNLRLGSLMILMSMQCYLPLQAQDKGDERVTLMAGDVTLASVLKNIEKQTHKRFNYSENELNTREKIHVSYSDAPLHQVLGQLFTAKGISWKVIDNGIYLRKEDMPVKQPAPADSNNISVISGVVTDETGVPLPGATIIIKGTNVGTSADLNGRFQLTNSSSGTILRISFTSFETREISIKEKRSLNVMLKRVVGKLDETVVIGYGTTTKRFNTGAISTVKSDVIESQPVTNPLQALEGRIPGLYISQASGIPGAGVVVKLRGQNSIVNGNDPLYIIDGVPYSSSSPISPNLGGGPLGTQTQNQPGGGLSPFNLLSPSDIERIDVLKDADATAIYGSRGANGVILITTKKGKAGKTKFDFNISTGAGKVTNMLSLLNTKQYLAMRREALTNDGKTAGPADYDINGTWDTTRYTDWQKLLIGGTAKLTNAQAAISGGNDNTQFSVRGAYSRQTTVYPGDFSDKKASASFSLTHSSTNGKFHSNLNGSYLNNINNLPMFDATSSTLIAPDAPPLYDATGNLNWANNTFINPLTYTKRTVDFTADNLIGNLSLSYEIIPGLSLKTSLGYNYITTSQTHRIGSNSLPSYMANDPNSRKNNFANTSIKNWIAEPQINYDKRINNNHISVLIGSTFQQNSNLVNSFLASGYTSDALIGNPGAAANIRALTSVNSLYKYNAIFGRLNYTYDDKYIINLSARRDGSSRFGPGRQFGNFGSVGVAWIFSEERWIRENIPSLSFGKLRASYGTAGNDQISDYKFYSTYSTDYNNYMGVSGLMPTNAPNSNFQWELNRKIELGLETGLFNNRVQLNLDYYRNRSGNQLLAYALPSTTGFYSVLFNLPAIVQNTGIELDITSDNINLNGFNWKTSVNISIPRNKLVSYPNLEASSYKNSFVIGRSILGRKSYQYTGVDPVTGIYTVLDANNDNIYDPKDYIKFGETTQRYFGGLLNTFSYKSLECDVFLQFTKQSGFDYVSKLFIVPGSYNTNIPVELLNNVWHNKGDRALYQKLSTGDANTNRGLNYRSNSDAYVTDASFIRLKNISISYVLPRRWLQRMQIQNVKLYLQGENLLTFTHYKWLDPEITAGYALPPLKMVVGGIQISL; this is encoded by the coding sequence ATGAACAAATTTTTAAACCTACGGCTCGGATCATTAATGATCCTGATGTCAATGCAATGCTACCTGCCTTTACAAGCGCAGGATAAAGGGGATGAACGGGTGACACTGATGGCGGGAGATGTAACCCTGGCCAGCGTATTGAAGAACATAGAAAAGCAAACGCATAAGCGTTTTAATTACAGTGAAAATGAGCTGAATACAAGAGAAAAGATACATGTGAGTTATAGTGATGCGCCGTTGCATCAGGTACTGGGGCAGCTTTTCACGGCGAAGGGGATATCGTGGAAGGTGATTGACAACGGGATTTATCTGAGAAAGGAGGATATGCCGGTAAAGCAGCCGGCTCCGGCAGATTCCAACAACATCTCCGTTATCAGCGGGGTAGTAACAGATGAAACGGGCGTGCCGCTGCCTGGAGCAACTATTATAATCAAAGGCACTAACGTTGGTACCAGCGCTGATTTAAACGGAAGATTTCAGCTTACAAATTCTTCATCCGGAACTATATTACGTATCAGCTTTACCAGTTTCGAAACCAGGGAAATTTCTATAAAAGAAAAACGTTCACTGAATGTGATGCTGAAAAGAGTGGTGGGAAAGCTCGATGAAACGGTAGTAATAGGATATGGTACTACTACTAAACGTTTTAATACCGGAGCAATCAGTACCGTGAAATCTGATGTAATCGAAAGCCAGCCTGTCACCAATCCGTTACAGGCATTGGAGGGAAGGATACCGGGGTTATATATTTCTCAGGCGTCGGGGATTCCAGGTGCAGGCGTAGTGGTGAAATTAAGGGGACAAAACAGTATCGTAAACGGTAACGATCCACTGTATATTATTGATGGGGTGCCCTATTCTTCATCCTCTCCTATTTCACCCAATCTCGGAGGCGGCCCACTGGGAACCCAAACTCAGAATCAACCGGGTGGTGGCCTCAGTCCTTTTAATCTGCTTTCTCCATCGGATATTGAACGTATAGATGTACTGAAAGATGCAGATGCAACTGCTATTTATGGTTCACGGGGTGCCAATGGTGTTATCCTGATTACTACTAAAAAAGGGAAGGCGGGCAAAACAAAATTCGACTTCAATATATCTACAGGAGCGGGGAAAGTCACCAACATGCTTTCTTTGCTGAACACCAAACAGTATCTGGCGATGCGCAGAGAAGCATTAACCAACGATGGTAAAACTGCCGGGCCAGCAGATTATGATATAAATGGCACCTGGGACACCACCCGGTATACCGACTGGCAAAAATTATTGATTGGTGGAACTGCAAAACTTACAAATGCCCAGGCTGCTATATCTGGGGGTAACGACAATACGCAATTCTCTGTGCGAGGTGCTTACTCCAGGCAAACCACTGTGTATCCTGGCGATTTTTCCGATAAAAAGGCATCAGCATCTTTTAGTCTTACTCATAGTTCTACCAACGGAAAATTCCATAGTAATTTAAATGGCAGTTACCTCAATAACATTAATAATCTCCCTATGTTCGACGCCACGTCAAGCACCCTTATTGCTCCTGATGCCCCACCATTATATGATGCAACAGGCAATTTGAATTGGGCCAATAATACATTCATAAATCCGCTTACTTATACCAAAAGGACTGTCGACTTCACCGCTGACAATCTCATCGGAAATCTGTCTCTGAGCTATGAAATAATTCCAGGTCTTTCTCTTAAGACCAGCCTGGGATACAACTATATAACAACCAGCCAGACCCATAGAATTGGCTCCAATTCTCTTCCTTCATATATGGCAAATGACCCCAACTCCCGGAAAAATAACTTCGCTAATACTTCCATCAAAAATTGGATCGCAGAACCTCAAATCAACTATGACAAGAGAATAAATAACAATCATATCAGTGTATTAATAGGGAGCACATTCCAGCAAAACAGCAATCTTGTTAATTCCTTTCTTGCATCGGGGTATACCAGTGATGCGCTAATCGGCAATCCAGGTGCAGCAGCCAATATACGTGCACTAACATCAGTAAATTCACTGTATAAATACAATGCAATTTTTGGTAGGCTGAATTATACCTACGATGATAAATATATCATTAATCTAAGCGCACGAAGAGATGGTAGTAGTCGGTTTGGGCCTGGTCGTCAATTTGGCAACTTTGGTTCAGTTGGCGTAGCGTGGATCTTTTCCGAAGAAAGATGGATAAGAGAAAATATCCCTTCACTAAGTTTTGGTAAACTGAGAGCCAGCTATGGAACTGCCGGCAATGATCAAATCTCGGATTACAAATTCTACAGTACCTATTCTACAGATTACAACAACTATATGGGAGTTTCAGGCCTGATGCCAACGAATGCTCCCAACAGTAATTTCCAATGGGAGCTGAACCGAAAAATAGAACTTGGCCTCGAAACAGGGCTATTCAACAACAGAGTTCAACTTAATCTGGATTACTATCGGAATAGAAGTGGCAATCAACTACTAGCTTATGCTCTACCCAGTACAACTGGATTTTATTCCGTTTTGTTTAACCTACCCGCTATTGTTCAAAATACTGGGATTGAACTGGATATAACATCTGATAATATCAACCTCAACGGATTTAATTGGAAGACTAGCGTTAATATTAGCATTCCTAGAAACAAACTAGTCAGCTATCCAAACCTCGAAGCATCAAGCTATAAAAATTCGTTTGTTATAGGGAGATCAATACTCGGTAGAAAGTCATACCAATATACCGGAGTAGATCCCGTGACTGGTATTTATACTGTATTGGACGCCAATAACGACAACATCTATGATCCAAAAGATTATATAAAATTTGGAGAAACTACACAAAGGTATTTTGGAGGCCTTCTTAATACGTTCAGCTACAAGAGTCTTGAATGTGATGTATTTCTGCAATTCACCAAGCAATCTGGGTTTGATTATGTTTCTAAATTATTTATTGTTCCTGGCAGCTACAATACCAATATCCCAGTCGAATTACTCAACAACGTCTGGCATAATAAAGGAGATCGGGCTCTTTATCAAAAATTGAGTACGGGTGATGCAAATACCAACCGTGGATTGAATTATCGATCTAATAGTGACGCTTATGTAACTGATGCTTCTTTTATCCGACTGAAAAACATAAGTATTTCATATGTGCTTCCAAGACGCTGGCTACAACGCATGCAAATACAAAATGTCAAACTCTATCTTCAAGGGGAAAACTTGTTAACCTTCACCCACTATAAGTGGCTAGATCCAGAGATAACAGCTGGGTATGCATTACCTCCATTAAAAATGGTCGTTGGTGGAATACAAATTTCTCTCTGA